A DNA window from Pyrus communis chromosome 3, drPyrComm1.1, whole genome shotgun sequence contains the following coding sequences:
- the LOC137729245 gene encoding uncharacterized protein, whose protein sequence is MSEGEIPSLLSLCVDAVKNELVRGDDLLPIVKELPWDLLDALASRLPPLGLEKLQTAVAYDDWDDCEFADEGLRNGRKRGRSWKFNAVWRNLSKVRWPELDIGIEPLDWQRIYWEMHLQNCLDAVAEIASLPSFDGCLSETRIPESILGLIGCEGFVHNSTCDYSELHHHCQQFGYYARCLRLQNVLCGAEISHLLRNSRLQRLELRWIRSKEHIDGICKLLSQNSESLTSLELIHCKLSSASINEICCSLSRKSVQTHGIKSFSISTSNFLETNPLSLPLGLVSFLSSGRSLYSLKLSDNHLGRSFAKMVFGTLINASSSLSILDLSDNNISGWLSELYWRSPSGPPIPLGTGKSLQSLRVLNLRGNNLNKDDADGLRYALVHMPKLEVLDMSDNPIEDDGMRSLIPYFVEASEKCTPFADLMLESCELSCDGVTLLIDTLSTLERPLKSLSVADNDLGSQVAPALGKILSASIQVLNVEGIGLGLSGFRELQDGITKDLKLVEINISKNRGGIEAAKFLVNLISRAPELVTVNVAYNLMPFNSLTIVCSAIKAAKGHLEHLDLRGNTWDNQSGYASMLADAQCNGKPVFILSSSQTAGAPYDDDP, encoded by the exons ATGAGTGAAGGTGAAATTCCATCGCTGCTCTCCTTGTGCGTAGACGCAGTAAAAAATGAACTGGTTCGCG GCGATGATCTTTTACCGATTGTCAAGGAGCTTCCATGGGACCTGCTCGATGCTCTCGCTTCCCGGTTGCCTCCGTTGGGGTTGGAAAAGCTACAGACCGCAGT GGCTTATGATGACTGGGATGACTGTGAATTTGCGGATGAAGGACTCCGGAATGGTAGGAAGCGCGGAAG GAGTTGGAAATTCAATGCGGTCTGGAGGAATTTGTCGAAGGTGCGGTGGCCAGAGCTAGACATTGGGATTGAACCGCTGGACTGGCAACGAATTTATTGGGAAATGCATCTTCAAAA TTGCCTAGATGCAGTAGCCGAGATAGCTTCACTGCCGTCATTTGATGGGTGCCTCAGTGAAACCAGGATTCCAG AATCTATATTGGGATTGATAGGTTGTGAGGGCTTTGTGCATAATTCAACTTGTGATTATTCCGAACTACATCACCATTGCCAACAATTTGGTTATTATGCCAG ATGCCTGAGACTTCAGAATGTTCTCTGTGGTGCAGAAATTTCT CATTTGTTGAGGAACAGCCGATTGCAGAGATTGGAACTAAGGTGGATCAGATCCAAGGAGCAT ATTGATGGAATATGCAAACTTCTGAGCCAGAATAGTGAAAGTTTAACATCACTTGAGCTCATTCACTGCAAGCTTTCTTCAGCTTCTATCAATGAAATTTGTTGTTCTCTATCCAGAAAGAGTGTGCAAACTCACGGCATAAAAAGCTTCTCAATCAGCACATCAAACTTCCTTGAAACAAACCCACTTTCCTTACCTCTCGGACTAGTGTCATTTTTGTCATCGGGAAG GTCCTTGtattcgttaaaactctctgaCAACCACCTTGGCAGGAGTTTTGCAAAAATGGTTTTTGGCACTCTTATAAATGCTTCTTCTAGTCTATCCATCCTTGACCTTTCAGATAACAAT ATATCAGGCTGGCTTTCTGAACTCTATTGGAGATCACCAAGTGGCCCTCCAATACCTTTGGGAACTGGAAAGTCCTTGCAATCATTGCGAGTCCTCAATTTAAG GGGAAATAATCTAAACAAAGATGATGCTGATGGCCTTAGATACGCTCTCGTTCACATGCCTAAGTTGGAGGTCTTGGATATGAGTGATAATCCTATTGAGGATGATGGAATGAG GAGTCTAATTCCGTATTTTGTCGAAGCATCCGAAAAGTGCACTCCTTTTGCTGATTTAATGTTGGAGAGTTGTGAACTTTCCTGTGATGGGGTGACTCTACTCATAGATACCCTTTCAACCCTAGAAAGACCATTGAAGTCTCTGTCTGTTGCTGATAACGACCTCGGCAG CCAAGTGGCACCAGCTTTGGGAAAAATCTTGTCTGCTTCAATTCAAGTACTCAATGTAGAAGGCATTGGATTGGGTTTATCTGGTTTTCGGGAACTGCAAGATGGCATAACTAAGGATTTGAAGCTAGTTGAGATCAACATAAG CAAAAACCGTGGAGGAATTGAAGCTGCAAAGTTTTTGGTAAACCTGATATCAAGGGCACCAGAACTTGTTACAGTCAATGTTGCATATAATCTTATGCCATTCAACTCCTTGACCATCGTATGCTCTGCCATTAAAGCTGCTAAGG GTCATCTTGAGCATCTGGACTTGAGGGGAAATACTTGGGATAATCAATCAGGTTATGCTTCTATGCTTGCCGACGCCCAATGTAATGGAAAGCCCGTTTTCATTCTTTCGTCTTCACAAACTGCGGGTGCACCCTATGACGATGATCCTTAG
- the LOC137729856 gene encoding GDSL esterase/lipase At4g28780-like, with the protein MSGTTPSCKVFAAVALIVAMAAIAPQAEAARAFFVFGDSLVDSGNNNYLATTARADSPPYGIDFPTHRPTGRFSNGLNLPDIISEQIGSERVLPYLSSELVGEKLLIGANFASAGIGILNDTGVQFVTIIRISRQFEYFQQYQQRLTALVGAEQATRLVNNALVLITLGGNDFVNNYFLQPFSLRSRQYSVPDFSRYLISEYRKILLRLYELGARRVLVTGTGPLGCVPSELAQRSQNGECNPELQNAGAIFNPQLNQMAQGLNKQLGSDIFITANAFDMHTDFLSDPQKFGFVTSKVACCGQGPYNGLGQCNPLSNLCPNRDLYAFWDAFHPTEKATRLIVQQIMSGSTKYMNPMNLSTIMALDSMT; encoded by the exons ATGTCAGGTACAACTCCGAGCTGCAAGGTCTTTGCTGCTGTCGCTCTGATAGTGGCAATGGCGGCAATTGCACCTCAAGCCGAGGCAGCTCGTGCTTTCTTTGTGTTTGGGGACTCACTCGTCGACAGTGGCAACAACAACTACTTAGCGACCACTGCACGTGCCGACTCTCCTCCCTACGGCATTGATTTTCCGACCCACCGCCCCACCGGCCGCTTCTCCAACGGCTTAAACCTCCCCGACATTATCA GTGAGCAAATTGGATCTGAACGCGTGTTGCCCTATTTGAGTAGTGAGCTCGTAGGAGAAAAGCTGCTTATTGGAGCCAACTTTGCTTCTGCAGGAATTGGAATCCTCAACGATACCGGGGTTCAATTT GTTACCATAATAAGGATCTCCAGGCAGTTTGAATATTTCCAACAATACCAGCAACGGCTGACTGCACTTGTTGGAGCCGAGCAGGCAACACGGCTGGTGAACAATGCACTTGTGCTCATAACGCTTGGTGGCAATGACTTCGTCAACAACTATTTCCTCCAACCTTTCTCTTTACGATCACGGCAATACTCCGTCCCCGATTTTTCCCGTTACCTCATCTCCGAGTACCGAAAAATTCTCCTG AGGTTATACGAATTAGGAGCCCGGAGGGTATTGGTGACTGGCACAGGCCCATTGGGCTGTGTTCCATCTGAGCTAGCTCAAAGGAGTCAAAATGGTGAGTGCAACCCAGAACTACAAAATGCAGGAGCAATCTTCAACCCACAACTCAACCAGATGGCTCAAGGACTCAACAAGCAGCTCGGTTCAGATATTTTTATCACTGCTAATGCATTTGATATGCACACAGACTTCCTCTCCGACCCCCAAAAATTTG GTTTTGTGACATCAAAAGTGGCATGTTGTGGACAAGGACCCTATAATGGGTTGGGACAGTGCAATCCATTGTCAAACCTGTGCCCAAACAGGGATCTCTATGCTTTCTGGGATGCTTTCCATCCAACTGAGAAAGCAACCAGGCTAATTGTGCAGCAGATTATGTCCGGGTCTACCAAGTACATGAACCCAATGAACCTAAGCACCATAATGGCCTTGGACTCCATGACCTAA